CTTTCAGGCAGCGGATACAGCTTTTGTGGCTCAGGAATGGCCCTAGCCAGTTCCATCAGCCGTCCAGCCGGAACCTTAGCGTTTGCTGCTCTTCCATGGTCCCTTTTATGACATAGGTCTTCCAATGTTTGTAGCAATCGGTCGTAGTCCGACTTTACGTTGCCGATGCCACTCATACACATGAGAATATTTCCCGTCACCAGCTCCGCAAAGATGTTCTGTTCCAGAAGCAAAGCCTCCGCTTCATGGCCTGACAGGCCCCAGGCGCTCATATCCAGATTGATCTTGGTCCAGTCCATGGCTGTCCCCTTATCAATCAACCTCAGACCCGGAAGCTGCCGGGCCTCTTTATAGAATGCCAGCAAATGATCCCGCCATTGACCCATGAGCTGAGGCCCTTGCTCTAGCAGCAGGTTCGCATTGATATCCAGCGAGCTCATCAGCAGATAGGAAGGGCTGGTGCTCTCCACTAGCTGCAATTTGTCTTCCAGCAAATCCAAATCAATGCGCTCAGATACTACGTTCAGTACAGCACTCTGGGTAAAAGAAGCAAGGGTTTTGTGAATGCTGTTGATGACCACATCGGCTCCGCATTCCTCTGCTGCTTTTGGCAGCGGGTTTCGGCCGTTTCCCTCGTCTTTTCCCTCTTCGTTGATTGGTGACACCCTTGTCCCAGTACCTGTCTCCTCACCGGAAAATCGGCTGAAGAATTTCAGATGGGCGCCGTGAGCCTGGTCGATAATAAGAATTTTCCCGGCTTTGTGAACCAAGTCCGCAATCTGCTGAATATCGCTGCAAATGCCGTAGTAGTTGGGGCTGGTCAGAATAACCGCCTCCGCATCCGGATGAGCCAGCAGCTGCTGCCGGACCGCCTCTGGCTCCACCTGACCGCTGATGCCAAATTGATCCAGCATTTGCGGGTAGATGTAGGCCGGCTGAATACGTCCTAGGGACATGGCATTAAATACGGACTTATGGCAGTTTCTAGCCAGGAGCAGCTTACCGCCCGGTTTGACGGCAGACAGAATGGCCGCAATCAACCCACCGCTGGTACCGTTTACCAACAAGTAAGATTTTCGCACCTGATAAAGCTCCTCATATTTGGCCATAGTTTCCCGAATGATGCCTTCTGCTTGAAACAAGTTGTCTGCTCCTTGAATTTCCGTAATGTCGCAGTCCATCAAGTGATCTAAAACAGAGTCATAACCAAACTGCCTGTAAAGGCGGGCCCCCTTATGCCCCGGCATGTGAAAGGAAACGGGATTGCCCGACCGGTGTGCCATTAAAAAGCTCGTTATTCCTCTCTGCTCCTTCATGCTTTTACTTCCTTCTTTCCCTGTTTTCTATCATTACGCCTTTTGCGCATATAATTCTAGAATCTTTAGTACCACATCTCTGGATTTTTCCATCGCCTCAACGGAAGCAAATTCTGAAACGCTGTGATAATTATGCCCACCCACGAAAAGATTCGGCGTTGGCAGTCCTCTTCTAGATAAGGTGGAACCGTCTGTGCCCCCTCGCACCGCCACCACACGAGGATTCAGCCCGCACTGCCGATAAGCTTCCAGTGCCGTCTCCGTAATGTGTTCCTGATCTTTCAGGAAATCACTCATATTATGATACTGCATCTTGATGTCGACAGTCACGTAATCCTTTCCCCATCGCTGGTTAATCTGAGCTGCCGTGTCCTTCAGAAAAGCCATCCGCTTCTCCATGCTGTCTTGATCGAAATCTCGCAGAAGCAAATCAATCTTAGCCACATCCGTATCTCCAGATATTTCATAGACGTAATAGAACCCTTCCCGGGCCTCTGTCGTCTCCGGGGCCTCTGTCCTAGGCAAGGCTGATAAAAACTCATTTGCCAAAACGATAGGGTTAACCATCTTGTTCTTGGCCGCTCCCGGATGGATGCAAACTCCGGCACACTCCACATGCGCATCTGCCGCATTGAAGGTCTCACAGTTGAATTCACCTAGTCCATCCCCATCGATGGTAAAGGCGAAATCGGCTCCGAAGCCTTCAATATCAAACAGCTCTGCCCCGCCCTGAACCTCTTCGTCAGGCGTAAAGGCCACGCAGATATCTCCATGCCTGAATGAAGCATCGGCTTTCACATGAGTCAGCATGTCCATGATGATGGCAATACCTGCCTTGTTGTCAGCACCCAACAGCGTAGTTCCGTCTGAGGTGACGATGGTATGACCGACGTAATCCGTCAGTTCTGGGTTGGTGTTCGGACTGATGGAAATCTGCTTTTCCGAATTAATGAGAATCGTACCTCCATCATAATCCGAAAAAATCTGTGGCTTCACATCCTTGCCGGAGCAGTCCGGCGCAGTATCTAAGTGGGCGATAAAACCAATAGCAGGCACGTTCTTTCCCGGCTCCAGATTGCTGGAAACCTTTGCCGTCACACAGGCATGCTGGTCTACTTTGACATTTTCCGCTCCCAGAGCCTTCAATTCTTCAGCCAACTTGTTAGCCAAGTCAAACTGCCCTTTTGTACTAGGAACCGTTCCTGCATCTTCCACCGATTCCGTGTCAATTTTCACATACTGGATAAATCTCTCTAAAATAGGTTTCATGTTTTCTCCTCCCCAAATTTGCTGTAATTATTTTAGCTGCTCTTCCGTCCCGCCGCATAGGCGCTGGACCAAGCAAACTGCAAGTTGTAACCGCCGGTATCACCATCCACATCCAGAACTTCTCCAATGAGGAATAGTCCCGGGTATTTCCTGCATTCCATGTTTTTCAACTGAATCTCTGTCAAAGCTCCTCCGCCTGCTGTAGCCATGGCTGTATTGAAGCCCCCTGTTCCACTGATGGAAAAGGTGTCTCTGGATAAAAGCTCCCCCAGTTTTTTCAGCTGACTGCCGCTCAAGCTGGAAGCTTTCGCCGTGCAAGGCACTCCGGCTCGTTGGCAGATGGTCTCCGCAAAGCGTTTTGACCCGGCTGTCCCTACATATTCTAACAGAAAATGTGCCGCCTGTTTACTACTTTTTGGAACATTCTTCTTTAATCCGGAAATAATTTCCTCTGTGCTTTTTCCCGGGAAATAATTAATTTGTAAAGTCCCTCCTGTTTTTGTATATCGGGATAAATTCAAGATAGACGGACCGGAGAATCCAGTGTGAGTCAACAACAAGCCTCCCTGAATCTCCTTCCCCCCGATTTTGACAACAGCCTGAGTAAAAGAGGTGCCCGACAGATCTCCATAAGGATAGTCCTGTACAAAGATGGGCACCAAAGCCGGTTTGGGCGGCACAATTTCCAGGCCTAGCTGAGCCAGAAGTGGAAAGATGCTGCCGTCGGAGCCAGTAGTGGGATAGGAGCAGCCTCCAGCAGCTACCACCAGTTTGCGACAGCAATAACGGCGTTGAATGTTGCTAGCTTCGTCTTCACAGAAAACAGTATAGCCGCCATCTACTGGCTCTATACGGCAGACCTTTTGCTGGCAAGCCAACTGGAAGCCTTTTTGGCTGCCACAGTCCAGCAGCAGCTTCAGCACATCTTTAGCGGATAATGAACGCGGAAAGACTTTGCCGTCCTCTCGCTCAGCAAGAGGCAGTCCTCTGCTTTCAAAGAAGTCTCGCAGGGCCTGATTATTGAACTTGTATAGAACACTGCGGATCTTTCCACCCTTATCCCCATAGTGGTTCACAAAGTCTTTGATGTCGCCGCCATGGGTCAGATTACACTGCCCGCTGCCAGACATGAGCAATTTTCGTCCGGCAGAAGGCGATTTTTCTAAAATCAGGCCTCTGACTGGCACTTCATATGAAGCGGCACAAAACAGGCCAGCGGCCCCTGCTCCAATAATAATTACGTCGTATGTGTTGTTGTCCTCCATGGTCTTTCTCTCTTTCTAGCTCTCTGCCGTCCATATTTTCGTCAAGGCCTGAATGGTCTCTTCCATCTGGTTCAAAGGAATCTGGTTGTAGTAGAATACCAGGGCTGTAGATTGCCTGCCCGGGGTATCATCTGCATAAATAGACACCGGGGTTGCTGCTACCCCCAGCTGTCGAGCTTCGTTGCACAACTCCTGCGGTTCTTTTTTGCTTTCTACATTGATAATCATGTTAATGCCCGAATAGGTGTTGGTAGGGCGGATCACATCCTTGCCGTACAGATTGATAGCACTGAGCACTCGTTGCAGCTTGCGGGCGTATAGCTGCCTCAGCTTGCGGATGTGAGTCTGATAGAGGCCCTGTTCCATAAACAAAGCCAGCGTAATCTGCTCCGTCTTGGAACAGGTCTGGGTATAGCCGTGGCTGATATCTCTAAAAAATTCTGCCATATATTCCGGCAACACCATGTAGCTGATTTTGATAGAGGCGAACAGCGTAGAGGAAAAAGAGCCCAGATAGACTACGCTGTGGTGACTGTCCAACCCCTGCAAGGCAGGAATAGGCTTTCCGAAATATCGCAGTTCGCTGTCATAGTCATCCTCTACGATAATGCTGTCGTTGTGGGCAGCCCATTCTAACAACTGATATCGCTTGGCGATGGGCATGACAGCTCCAGTGGGAAACTGGTTGGAGGGGCTTACGTAAACCGCTGATTTAATATTAGCCGGCAGCCGATGAATCTGTA
The genomic region above belongs to Aminipila butyrica and contains:
- a CDS encoding aminotransferase class I/II-fold pyridoxal phosphate-dependent enzyme — translated: MKEQRGITSFLMAHRSGNPVSFHMPGHKGARLYRQFGYDSVLDHLMDCDITEIQGADNLFQAEGIIRETMAKYEELYQVRKSYLLVNGTSGGLIAAILSAVKPGGKLLLARNCHKSVFNAMSLGRIQPAYIYPQMLDQFGISGQVEPEAVRQQLLAHPDAEAVILTSPNYYGICSDIQQIADLVHKAGKILIIDQAHGAHLKFFSRFSGEETGTGTRVSPINEEGKDEGNGRNPLPKAAEECGADVVINSIHKTLASFTQSAVLNVVSERIDLDLLEDKLQLVESTSPSYLLMSSLDINANLLLEQGPQLMGQWRDHLLAFYKEARQLPGLRLIDKGTAMDWTKINLDMSAWGLSGHEAEALLLEQNIFAELVTGNILMCMSGIGNVKSDYDRLLQTLEDLCHKRDHGRAANAKVPAGRLMELARAIPEPQKLYPLPERKELVSLSDAVGQICALSIIPYPPGIPLVCPGEVISSEAVAYVKALKEAGQTVMGLSPSGQVAVGGRPAE
- the pepT gene encoding peptidase T, with the translated sequence MKPILERFIQYVKIDTESVEDAGTVPSTKGQFDLANKLAEELKALGAENVKVDQHACVTAKVSSNLEPGKNVPAIGFIAHLDTAPDCSGKDVKPQIFSDYDGGTILINSEKQISISPNTNPELTDYVGHTIVTSDGTTLLGADNKAGIAIIMDMLTHVKADASFRHGDICVAFTPDEEVQGGAELFDIEGFGADFAFTIDGDGLGEFNCETFNAADAHVECAGVCIHPGAAKNKMVNPIVLANEFLSALPRTEAPETTEAREGFYYVYEISGDTDVAKIDLLLRDFDQDSMEKRMAFLKDTAAQINQRWGKDYVTVDIKMQYHNMSDFLKDQEHITETALEAYRQCGLNPRVVAVRGGTDGSTLSRRGLPTPNLFVGGHNYHSVSEFASVEAMEKSRDVVLKILELYAQKA
- a CDS encoding BaiN/RdsA family NAD(P)/FAD-dependent oxidoreductase translates to MEDNNTYDVIIIGAGAAGLFCAASYEVPVRGLILEKSPSAGRKLLMSGSGQCNLTHGGDIKDFVNHYGDKGGKIRSVLYKFNNQALRDFFESRGLPLAEREDGKVFPRSLSAKDVLKLLLDCGSQKGFQLACQQKVCRIEPVDGGYTVFCEDEASNIQRRYCCRKLVVAAGGCSYPTTGSDGSIFPLLAQLGLEIVPPKPALVPIFVQDYPYGDLSGTSFTQAVVKIGGKEIQGGLLLTHTGFSGPSILNLSRYTKTGGTLQINYFPGKSTEEIISGLKKNVPKSSKQAAHFLLEYVGTAGSKRFAETICQRAGVPCTAKASSLSGSQLKKLGELLSRDTFSISGTGGFNTAMATAGGGALTEIQLKNMECRKYPGLFLIGEVLDVDGDTGGYNLQFAWSSAYAAGRKSS
- the pdxR gene encoding MocR-like pyridoxine biosynthesis transcription factor PdxR → MKAIIPVLDESSSRPLYLQLYDHIKKEILVHEMKPDEKLPSLRSLAEKLKLSITTVNLAYSQLNVEGYIYSKPQSGYYVSNISRLSDILKEEHKGQGAMVAREGKEYSLFPVDVEKRDQSAVFQYDLSCFDFNKWKKCMNKVLTEYPQLLMFESDPQGELALRYEISKYIYRSRGVVCSPEQIVIGAGTQQITSHLCLILAKLGINHVAVEEPGYLPVKNIFRDRGFVMTAVDVDQDGIQIHRLPANIKSAVYVSPSNQFPTGAVMPIAKRYQLLEWAAHNDSIIVEDDYDSELRYFGKPIPALQGLDSHHSVVYLGSFSSTLFASIKISYMVLPEYMAEFFRDISHGYTQTCSKTEQITLALFMEQGLYQTHIRKLRQLYARKLQRVLSAINLYGKDVIRPTNTYSGINMIINVESKKEPQELCNEARQLGVAATPVSIYADDTPGRQSTALVFYYNQIPLNQMEETIQALTKIWTAES